In the Burkholderia glumae LMG 2196 = ATCC 33617 genome, one interval contains:
- the denD gene encoding D-erythronate dehydrogenase, with translation MKVLITGGAGFLGRRLATRLLARGELAGPGGRPEPIDELLLLDVAQAAGFDDARVTTRVGDIADRTVLERAIDTRTGAIFHLAAIVSGQAEADFELGMRINLDASRTLLEVCRALGHRPRVVFTSSVAVYGGALPQIVQDDTALNPQSSYGTQKAIAELLLCDYTRRGFVDGRVLRLPTISVRPGRPNAAASSFASGIIREPLNGVESVCPVPLDTRLWLLSPRRAIDALVAGCELDGEQLGSRRIVNLPGISVSVGEMIDALREVAGDAPVARIRHAMDPRVAAIVGSWPGRWDVSRAASLGFVGDAGFADVIRAYLEDERG, from the coding sequence ATGAAAGTCCTGATCACCGGCGGCGCCGGCTTCCTCGGCCGCCGCCTCGCCACCCGGCTGCTGGCGCGCGGTGAACTCGCCGGCCCGGGCGGCAGGCCCGAGCCCATCGACGAACTGCTGCTGCTCGACGTGGCGCAGGCCGCCGGCTTCGACGACGCGCGCGTCACCACGCGGGTCGGCGACATCGCCGATCGCACCGTCCTGGAGCGCGCGATCGACACGCGCACCGGCGCGATCTTCCATCTCGCGGCCATCGTCAGCGGCCAGGCCGAGGCCGATTTCGAACTCGGCATGCGCATCAACCTCGATGCGTCGCGCACGCTGCTGGAGGTGTGCCGTGCGCTCGGCCACCGCCCGCGCGTGGTGTTCACGAGCTCGGTGGCCGTCTATGGCGGCGCGCTGCCGCAAATCGTGCAGGACGACACCGCGCTCAATCCGCAATCGTCGTATGGCACGCAGAAGGCGATCGCCGAACTGCTGCTCTGCGACTACACGCGGCGCGGCTTCGTGGACGGCCGCGTGCTGCGCCTGCCCACCATCAGCGTGCGGCCGGGACGGCCGAACGCGGCGGCCTCGTCGTTCGCGAGCGGTATCATCCGCGAGCCGCTCAACGGCGTCGAATCGGTCTGCCCGGTGCCGCTCGACACGCGGCTCTGGCTGCTCTCGCCGCGCCGCGCGATCGACGCGCTGGTGGCCGGCTGCGAGCTCGACGGCGAGCAACTCGGCAGCCGCCGCATCGTCAACCTGCCGGGGATCTCGGTCAGCGTCGGCGAGATGATCGACGCGCTGCGCGAGGTGGCCGGCGACGCGCCCGTGGCCAGGATCCGCCACGCGATGGACCCGCGCGTGGCGGCAATCGTCGGCAGCTGGCCGGGCCGCTGGGACGTGTCGCGCGCCGCGTCGCTCGGATTCGTCGGCGACGCGGGGTTCGCCGACGTGATCCGTGCCTATCTCGAGGACGAGCGCGGCTGA
- a CDS encoding FAD-binding oxidoreductase, whose translation MRYRIELTTRDGARFDFGCESGQDVLAAAAEADITLPSQCRRGSCGACQANAVDGGYTMRDYSADALPAGQRGAVLLCRTVPLGDLRLTAPYDAAKVLLHPVPARAATIAALDAIAEHTLRLELQVAPDDVSGSAVEFEPGQFAELEVPGSGRRRPYSLANTSNWDGRLEFLIRLRAGGWFSTYLRERARPGDALTVHLPMGGFGLCAESLRPRWFVAGGTGLAPILSMLRRMADYQEMADARLFFGVNHESELFMLDELERLRAALPQLRVELCVWRAGEAWAGFRGTPAEALGAALAQAGAPPDLYVCGPPPLVQAARQAALAAGVPDAQFASERFAV comes from the coding sequence ATGCGCTATCGAATCGAGCTGACCACGCGCGACGGCGCACGCTTCGACTTCGGCTGCGAGTCCGGCCAGGACGTGCTCGCAGCCGCGGCCGAGGCCGACATCACGCTGCCGTCGCAGTGCCGGCGCGGCAGTTGCGGCGCGTGCCAGGCGAACGCCGTCGACGGCGGCTACACGATGCGCGACTACAGCGCCGACGCGCTGCCGGCCGGCCAGCGCGGCGCGGTGCTGCTGTGCCGGACCGTGCCGCTCGGCGATCTGCGGCTCACGGCGCCCTATGACGCGGCCAAGGTGCTGCTGCATCCGGTGCCGGCGCGCGCCGCGACGATCGCGGCGCTCGACGCGATCGCCGAGCACACGCTGCGCCTGGAGCTGCAGGTGGCGCCCGACGACGTGTCCGGATCGGCCGTGGAGTTCGAGCCGGGCCAGTTCGCGGAGCTGGAGGTGCCGGGCAGCGGCCGGCGCCGGCCGTACTCGCTCGCCAATACCAGCAACTGGGACGGGCGCCTCGAATTCCTGATCCGGCTGCGTGCCGGCGGCTGGTTTTCGACCTACCTGCGCGAGCGGGCCCGGCCGGGCGACGCGCTGACCGTCCACCTGCCGATGGGCGGCTTCGGCCTGTGCGCCGAGAGCCTGCGCCCGCGCTGGTTCGTGGCCGGCGGCACCGGCCTCGCGCCGATCCTGTCGATGCTGCGGCGGATGGCCGACTACCAGGAGATGGCCGACGCGCGGCTGTTCTTCGGCGTCAACCACGAAAGCGAGCTGTTCATGCTCGACGAACTGGAGCGGCTGCGGGCCGCGCTGCCGCAGTTGCGCGTCGAGCTGTGCGTGTGGCGCGCCGGCGAGGCATGGGCCGGCTTTCGCGGCACGCCGGCCGAGGCCCTGGGCGCGGCGCTCGCGCAGGCCGGCGCGCCGCCCGATCTCTATGTGTGCGGGCCGCCGCCGCTCGTGCAGGCCGCGCGGCAGGCCGCGCTCGCGGCCGGCGTGCCCGACGCGCAGTTCGCGAGCGAGCGCTTCGCCGTATAG
- the hcp gene encoding hydroxylamine reductase, translated as MFCYQCEQTDRTGARPGCASAKGNCGKDAATADLQDLLIHAVKGIAQYGALARRLGEPDREAERFVLYAMFTTLTNVNFHAARFVAMLREAALIRDRLKAACEAKARAAGQAAPALQGPAAWQPADELAGLLAQASAVGIEAGADELGEDVIGLRALVLYGLKGVCAYAHHARVLGYERDEVFAGVGAALAALAGAPTDVNALLGQALELGRLNLMVLELLDNANTGRFGTQRPTVVRVAPVAGKAILVSGHDLGDLHALLEQTAGTGIQVYTHGELLPAHAYPVLKAFPHLAGNYGGAWQDQQSDFARFPGPVLMTSNCIIEPLPQYRQRIFTTGPVGWPGVRHLEHHDFAMLIRAAQALPGFPASAPEQTITVGFGRHAVLGVADQVLAAVKAGKIRHFFLIGGCDGAAPGRDYYTEFAQQTPADTVVMTLGCNKYRFNRHAFGEIGGIPRLLDLGQCNDSYSAILIATALAGELGCGLNELPLSFVVSWFEQKAVAVLLTMLALGLRNIHLGPSLPAFLTPAALAVLVEQFGIRPIGEAGADLAAALTRAAA; from the coding sequence GTGTTTTGCTACCAATGCGAGCAGACCGACCGGACCGGCGCGCGGCCCGGATGCGCGTCGGCGAAAGGTAACTGCGGCAAGGATGCGGCGACGGCCGATTTGCAGGACCTGCTGATCCATGCGGTGAAGGGCATCGCCCAGTACGGCGCGCTCGCGCGCCGCTTGGGCGAGCCCGATCGCGAAGCCGAGCGCTTCGTGCTGTACGCGATGTTCACGACGCTGACCAACGTGAATTTTCACGCGGCGCGCTTCGTCGCCATGCTGCGCGAGGCGGCCCTGATCCGCGACCGCCTGAAGGCCGCCTGCGAGGCCAAGGCGCGCGCCGCCGGGCAGGCCGCGCCGGCGCTGCAGGGGCCGGCCGCCTGGCAGCCGGCCGATGAGCTGGCCGGCCTGCTGGCGCAGGCCTCGGCGGTGGGCATCGAGGCCGGCGCCGACGAGCTGGGCGAGGACGTGATCGGCCTGCGCGCGCTGGTGCTGTACGGCCTGAAAGGCGTGTGCGCCTATGCGCATCATGCGCGCGTGCTCGGCTACGAGCGCGACGAGGTCTTCGCCGGCGTGGGGGCGGCGCTGGCCGCGCTGGCAGGCGCGCCCACCGACGTCAACGCGCTGCTCGGCCAGGCGCTCGAACTCGGCCGCCTGAACCTGATGGTGCTGGAACTGCTCGACAACGCGAACACCGGCCGCTTCGGCACGCAGCGGCCCACCGTGGTGCGCGTCGCGCCGGTGGCGGGCAAGGCGATCCTCGTGTCCGGCCACGATCTCGGCGATCTGCACGCGCTGCTCGAACAGACGGCCGGCACCGGCATCCAGGTCTACACTCACGGCGAGCTGCTGCCGGCCCACGCCTATCCGGTGCTCAAAGCGTTTCCGCACCTGGCCGGCAACTACGGCGGCGCCTGGCAGGACCAGCAGAGCGACTTCGCGCGTTTCCCCGGGCCGGTGCTGATGACGTCCAACTGCATCATCGAGCCCCTGCCGCAATACCGGCAACGGATCTTCACCACCGGGCCGGTCGGCTGGCCCGGCGTGCGCCACCTCGAACATCACGACTTCGCGATGCTGATCCGCGCGGCGCAGGCGCTGCCCGGCTTCCCGGCCAGCGCGCCCGAGCAGACCATCACGGTGGGCTTTGGCCGGCACGCCGTGCTGGGCGTGGCGGACCAGGTGCTGGCCGCGGTCAAGGCCGGGAAGATCCGTCACTTCTTCCTGATCGGCGGCTGCGACGGCGCCGCGCCCGGCCGCGACTACTACACCGAGTTCGCGCAGCAGACGCCGGCCGACACGGTGGTGATGACGCTCGGCTGCAACAAGTACCGCTTCAACCGGCACGCGTTCGGCGAGATCGGCGGCATTCCGCGCCTGCTCGACCTGGGCCAGTGCAACGACAGCTACTCGGCGATCCTGATCGCGACCGCGCTGGCGGGCGAGCTCGGCTGCGGCTTGAACGAGCTGCCGCTGTCGTTCGTGGTGTCGTGGTTCGAGCAGAAGGCGGTGGCGGTGCTGCTGACGATGCTCGCGCTCGGCCTGCGCAACATCCACCTCGGGCCGTCGCTGCCGGCGTTCCTCACGCCGGCGGCCTTGGCCGTGCTGGTGGAGCAGTTCGGCATCCGGCCGATCGGCGAGGCGGGCGCTGACCTGGCGGCGGCGCTGACGCGCGCGGCCGCGTGA
- a CDS encoding DUF3079 domain-containing protein, protein MAKKFPLHPLRPERICWGCDNYCPTRAMRCGNGSSRTQHPCELLGDDWYRYGDWGIETDDGDAPTETEAAGAQAGDGRQP, encoded by the coding sequence ATGGCCAAGAAATTTCCGCTTCATCCCCTGCGTCCGGAACGGATCTGCTGGGGATGCGACAACTATTGCCCCACCCGGGCCATGCGCTGCGGCAACGGTTCCAGCCGCACCCAGCACCCGTGCGAACTGCTCGGTGACGACTGGTACCGGTACGGGGACTGGGGCATCGAGACCGATGACGGCGACGCGCCAACCGAAACCGAAGCCGCCGGCGCGCAGGCCGGGGACGGCCGCCAGCCCTGA
- a CDS encoding aspartyl/asparaginyl beta-hydroxylase domain-containing protein, protein MSAVYDYATVLLRSLYDRHIENGAVLDSAVFPDAARFAGAWREIRAEAFEVARELPRIPRFHDIMSEQADISANDNRDWRMFIMQAYGVRFAKNRTRCPRITELVDASPDVLSASLSFLAPGKHIPPHRGPFRGVLRGYLVLSMPKREDGTPAAVLKVDGRSYRLDDGQFLLWDDTFEHEVWNDSDQVRIVLLLDIRRRDLPLHLQWLSAGIVQLIRLGIRLRGGSIPV, encoded by the coding sequence ATGTCAGCTGTTTACGACTACGCCACCGTTTTGCTTCGCTCGCTGTACGACCGCCACATCGAAAACGGCGCGGTGCTCGACAGCGCGGTGTTTCCCGACGCGGCGCGCTTTGCCGGCGCGTGGCGCGAGATTCGCGCGGAGGCGTTCGAGGTGGCGCGCGAGCTGCCGCGCATCCCGCGCTTTCACGACATCATGAGCGAGCAGGCCGACATCTCCGCGAACGACAACCGCGACTGGCGGATGTTCATCATGCAGGCCTACGGCGTGCGCTTCGCGAAGAACCGCACGCGCTGCCCGCGCATCACCGAGCTCGTCGACGCCTCGCCCGACGTGCTGTCGGCCTCGCTGTCGTTTCTCGCGCCGGGCAAGCACATCCCGCCGCATCGCGGACCGTTTCGCGGCGTGCTGCGCGGCTACCTGGTGCTGTCGATGCCCAAGCGCGAGGACGGCACGCCGGCGGCCGTGCTGAAGGTGGACGGCCGCAGCTACCGGCTCGACGACGGCCAGTTCCTGCTGTGGGACGACACCTTCGAACACGAGGTCTGGAACGACAGCGACCAGGTGCGGATCGTGCTGCTGCTCGACATCCGCCGGCGCGACCTGCCCTTGCACCTGCAATGGCTGTCGGCCGGCATCGTGCAACTGATCCGGCTCGGCATCCGGCTGCGCGGCGGCTCGATTCCGGTCTGA
- a CDS encoding choline ABC transporter substrate-binding protein, which produces MKRFLIAAACGLGLAAAPWTAARAADPQACKTVRFADVGWSDIAATTGLASTVLAGLGYTPTKTIASVPITFAGIKSKQIDVFLGYWSPTMDPIIAPFTKAGTIKVLATPNLTGAKYTLAVPDYVYQGGLKSFSDIQKYADKLDGKIYGIEPGNDGNALIRKMIDGNQYGLGKFKLVESSEAGMLVEVNRAIRNKQWIVFLGWEPHPMNVQFKMDYLTGGDAVFGPNYGEARVLTATPPDYAARCPNAAKFVSNLQFTTEIENRVMVPIMSKEDPNKAASAWLKANPQVLDKWLAGVTTFDGKPGLPAVRRYLGLP; this is translated from the coding sequence ATGAAACGATTCCTGATCGCGGCGGCTTGCGGGCTCGGGCTGGCCGCGGCACCGTGGACGGCCGCGCGGGCGGCCGATCCGCAGGCCTGCAAGACGGTGCGCTTCGCCGACGTCGGCTGGAGCGATATCGCGGCCACCACCGGGCTCGCCTCGACGGTGCTGGCCGGGCTCGGCTACACGCCGACCAAGACCATCGCCTCGGTGCCGATCACGTTCGCGGGGATCAAGAGCAAGCAGATCGACGTGTTCCTCGGCTACTGGTCGCCGACCATGGACCCGATCATCGCGCCCTTCACGAAGGCCGGCACGATCAAGGTGCTCGCCACGCCGAACCTGACCGGCGCGAAATACACGCTGGCGGTGCCCGACTACGTCTACCAGGGCGGCCTGAAGTCGTTCTCCGACATTCAGAAGTACGCCGACAAGCTGGACGGCAAGATCTACGGCATCGAACCCGGCAACGACGGCAACGCGCTGATCCGCAAGATGATCGACGGCAACCAGTACGGGCTCGGCAAGTTCAAGCTGGTGGAATCGAGCGAGGCGGGCATGCTGGTGGAGGTGAACCGCGCGATCCGCAACAAGCAGTGGATCGTGTTCCTCGGCTGGGAGCCGCACCCGATGAACGTGCAGTTCAAGATGGATTACCTAACGGGCGGCGACGCCGTGTTCGGCCCGAACTACGGCGAGGCGCGCGTGCTGACGGCCACGCCGCCCGATTACGCGGCGCGCTGCCCGAACGCGGCGAAGTTCGTGTCGAACCTGCAGTTCACCACCGAGATCGAGAACCGCGTGATGGTGCCGATCATGAGCAAGGAAGATCCGAACAAGGCCGCGAGCGCCTGGCTGAAGGCCAATCCGCAGGTGCTCGACAAGTGGCTGGCCGGCGTCACGACGTTCGACGGCAAGCCGGGGCTGCCGGCCGTGAGGCGCTATCTGGGCCTGCCTTGA
- a CDS encoding GlxA family transcriptional regulator, with protein MSRLAVDPAPAARIAAARPLAHFGFLTLPHFSMIAFTSAVEVLRMANYVGRAEHYRWSIHSLDGGPVQASNGIAVRPTEPLDADGPLPDVMIVCGGIRIREVVDARTREALAALAARGVPLGGICTGAYALMAAGLLDGYRCTVHWENLSALHAEFPQVAFADELFVVDRDRLTCTGGTAPLDLMLNLVGARLGQPLAAQVSEQFILERIRGASDPQPIPVDARVGFSRAELVEVVRLMEANIEEPLSLDELARLVRLSQRHLQRMFKIYLHVSPTHYYLTLRLKRARDLLRTTDASIARVTAVCGFHSPCHFSKAYRAQFGHAPSYERRTPGR; from the coding sequence ATGAGTCGCCTTGCAGTCGATCCCGCGCCTGCCGCTCGCATCGCGGCCGCGCGGCCGCTCGCGCATTTCGGATTCCTGACGCTGCCGCATTTCTCGATGATCGCCTTCACCAGCGCGGTCGAGGTGCTGCGGATGGCGAACTACGTGGGCCGCGCCGAGCATTACCGCTGGTCGATCCACTCGCTCGACGGCGGCCCCGTGCAGGCGAGCAACGGCATCGCGGTGCGGCCCACCGAGCCGCTCGACGCCGACGGCCCGCTGCCCGACGTGATGATCGTCTGCGGCGGGATCCGGATTCGCGAGGTGGTGGACGCGCGCACGCGCGAGGCGCTGGCGGCGCTCGCCGCGCGCGGGGTGCCGCTCGGCGGGATCTGCACCGGCGCCTACGCGCTGATGGCCGCCGGCCTGCTCGACGGCTATCGCTGCACGGTCCACTGGGAAAACCTCTCGGCGCTGCACGCGGAGTTCCCGCAGGTGGCCTTTGCCGACGAGCTGTTCGTGGTCGACCGCGACCGGCTCACCTGCACCGGCGGCACCGCGCCGCTCGACCTGATGCTGAACCTGGTGGGGGCGCGGCTCGGCCAGCCGCTGGCCGCGCAGGTCTCCGAGCAGTTCATCCTCGAGCGGATCCGCGGCGCGAGCGATCCGCAGCCGATCCCGGTCGACGCGCGCGTCGGTTTTTCGCGTGCCGAGCTGGTCGAGGTGGTGCGGCTGATGGAGGCCAACATCGAGGAGCCGCTCTCGCTCGACGAACTCGCGCGCCTGGTGCGGCTCTCGCAGCGGCATCTGCAGCGCATGTTCAAGATCTACCTGCATGTCTCTCCCACCCACTATTACCTGACGCTGCGCTTGAAGCGCGCGCGCGACCTGCTGCGCACCACCGACGCGTCGATCGCGCGCGTGACGGCCGTCTGCGGCTTTCATTCGCCGTGCCATTTCAGCAAGGCCTACCGCGCGCAGTTCGGCCACGCACCGAGCTACGAGCGCCGCACGCCGGGGCGCTGA
- the choW gene encoding choline ABC transporter permease subunit, with translation MSELIPLGSWVDQSVRYLLDHDAKTFDAIGRVIESLAALVEHGLQAIPMWLLMAIFIGIGLWRVGWRFAIFTTLSLLLIFATGFWDQTVVTLGLTLSSTIISLVLGIPLGVWAAKSKWVSAIVRPILDLMQTMPAFVYLIPAAMLFGLGRVPGILSTVIFAMPPAVRLTSLGIRHVNREIVEAGQAFGCTPWQLLYKVQFPNALPSIMQGVNQTIMMALSMVIIASMVGAGGLGNDVLASIQRLDIGLGFESGLSVVLLAIILDRITESFGRAPGAARAPLFAGFRQLFGSKAAAQA, from the coding sequence ATGTCTGAACTGATTCCGCTCGGCAGCTGGGTCGACCAGTCGGTCCGTTACCTGCTCGACCACGACGCGAAGACGTTCGACGCGATCGGCCGGGTGATCGAAAGCCTCGCCGCGCTGGTCGAGCACGGCTTGCAGGCGATTCCGATGTGGCTGCTGATGGCGATCTTCATCGGCATCGGGCTGTGGCGCGTGGGCTGGCGCTTCGCGATCTTCACCACGCTCTCGCTGCTGCTGATCTTCGCCACCGGCTTCTGGGACCAGACGGTCGTCACGCTCGGCCTCACGCTGTCGTCCACCATCATCAGCCTCGTGCTGGGCATCCCGCTCGGCGTGTGGGCGGCCAAGAGCAAGTGGGTGTCGGCCATCGTGCGGCCGATCCTGGACCTGATGCAGACCATGCCGGCGTTCGTCTACCTGATCCCGGCCGCGATGCTGTTCGGTCTCGGCCGCGTGCCGGGGATCCTGTCCACGGTGATCTTCGCGATGCCGCCGGCGGTGCGCCTGACGAGCCTCGGCATCCGCCACGTCAACCGCGAGATCGTCGAGGCCGGCCAGGCGTTCGGCTGCACGCCATGGCAGCTGCTCTACAAGGTGCAGTTCCCGAACGCGCTGCCGTCGATCATGCAGGGCGTGAACCAGACCATCATGATGGCGCTGTCGATGGTGATCATCGCCTCGATGGTGGGCGCGGGCGGCCTCGGCAACGACGTGCTCGCCAGCATCCAGCGCCTCGACATCGGCCTCGGCTTCGAGAGCGGGCTGTCGGTGGTGCTGCTCGCCATCATCCTGGACCGCATCACGGAAAGCTTCGGCCGCGCCCCCGGTGCCGCGCGCGCGCCGCTGTTCGCGGGCTTCCGGCAGCTGTTCGGCAGCAAGGCCGCGGCGCAGGCCTGA
- a CDS encoding quaternary amine ABC transporter ATP-binding protein, with amino-acid sequence MDAPKVVVEGLCKVFGNNPKQALDLLAAGSTKDEIFKRTGQVVGVHDVSFEVQEGEIFVLMGLSGSGKSTLIRLVNRLVEPTAGKVLIDGRDVAAVRRAELTALRRTDMSMVFQSFALMPQRTVLSNAAFGLEVAGVGRKDRERRAMDVLEQVGLAAFAKKLPSELSGGMQQRVGLARALAVNPSLMIMDEAFSALDPLKRKEMQNVLLQLQKEQRRTIMFVSHDLEEALRIGTRIAIMEGGRLVQVGTPQDIIANPADDYVRAFFEGIDTSRYLTASDLMQTGAVPTMSRLDAANVAATLNGSADYAFVLDESRKIRGFVTREALGASAPSVRHVECIPHDATLDHVVERVVASPNALPVVDGDGRYCGSVDRAVLLKAITRSRGSHV; translated from the coding sequence ATGGATGCCCCCAAGGTCGTGGTCGAAGGTCTGTGCAAGGTTTTTGGAAACAACCCGAAGCAGGCGCTCGATTTGCTCGCAGCCGGGTCGACGAAGGATGAGATTTTCAAGCGCACCGGCCAGGTGGTCGGCGTACACGACGTGTCGTTCGAGGTGCAGGAGGGCGAGATTTTCGTGCTGATGGGCTTGTCCGGCTCGGGCAAGTCCACGCTGATCCGCCTCGTCAACCGGCTGGTCGAACCGACCGCCGGCAAGGTGCTGATCGACGGCCGCGACGTGGCCGCCGTGCGCCGCGCCGAGCTGACGGCGCTGCGCCGCACCGATATGAGCATGGTATTCCAGTCGTTCGCGCTGATGCCGCAGCGCACCGTGCTGTCGAACGCCGCGTTCGGCCTGGAAGTGGCCGGCGTGGGCCGCAAGGATCGCGAGCGCCGCGCGATGGACGTGCTCGAGCAGGTCGGCCTTGCCGCGTTTGCGAAGAAGCTGCCGTCGGAACTGTCGGGCGGCATGCAGCAGCGCGTCGGCCTGGCCCGCGCGCTGGCCGTGAACCCGTCGCTGATGATCATGGACGAGGCATTCTCGGCGCTCGATCCGCTAAAGCGCAAGGAAATGCAGAACGTGCTGCTGCAATTGCAGAAGGAGCAGCGCCGCACCATCATGTTCGTCTCGCACGACCTGGAGGAAGCGCTGCGCATCGGCACGCGCATCGCGATCATGGAAGGCGGCCGGCTGGTGCAGGTGGGCACCCCGCAGGACATCATCGCGAACCCGGCCGACGACTACGTGCGCGCGTTCTTCGAAGGCATCGACACGAGCCGCTATCTGACGGCGAGCGACCTGATGCAGACCGGCGCGGTGCCGACCATGTCGCGCCTGGACGCGGCCAACGTCGCGGCCACCCTGAACGGCAGCGCCGACTACGCGTTCGTGCTCGACGAGTCGCGCAAGATCCGCGGCTTCGTCACGCGCGAGGCGCTCGGCGCGAGTGCGCCGAGCGTGCGTCACGTCGAATGCATTCCTCACGACGCCACACTCGATCACGTGGTCGAGCGTGTCGTCGCGAGCCCGAATGCACTGCCCGTCGTCGATGGCGACGGCCGTTACTGCGGCTCCGTCGATCGGGCCGTGCTCCTGAAGGCCATTACGCGTTCGCGAGGCTCCCATGTCTGA
- a CDS encoding NADPH-dependent FMN reductase: protein MTAFDQHRRPFIVGIGGTTRAASSTERALNFALRGAQAAGARTRLFDGPFLHSLPHYAPEQKSLSAAQIELIEAVRDADAVVIATPGYHGGVSGLVKNALDTLEELRADPRPYLDGRAVGCIVTAYGWQAAGTVLSSLRSIVHALRGWPTPFGAAVNTLETRFDTADTCSDTKVAGQLETVGAQAAEFALAFASHRAATAVVADGGEFAPVLKFASN from the coding sequence TTGACTGCATTCGACCAACACCGCCGGCCGTTCATCGTCGGCATCGGCGGGACGACCCGCGCGGCCTCGTCCACCGAGCGGGCGCTGAACTTCGCGCTGCGCGGCGCCCAGGCCGCAGGAGCCCGCACCCGGCTGTTCGACGGCCCGTTCCTGCACTCGCTGCCGCACTACGCGCCGGAACAGAAAAGCCTGAGCGCCGCGCAGATCGAGCTGATCGAGGCCGTGCGCGACGCCGACGCCGTGGTCATCGCGACGCCCGGCTATCACGGCGGCGTATCCGGCCTCGTCAAGAACGCGCTCGACACGCTGGAGGAACTGCGCGCCGACCCGCGCCCCTACCTCGACGGCCGCGCCGTGGGCTGCATCGTCACCGCCTACGGCTGGCAGGCAGCCGGCACCGTGCTGAGCTCGCTGCGCTCGATCGTCCACGCGCTGCGCGGCTGGCCCACGCCGTTCGGCGCCGCCGTCAACACGCTCGAAACACGCTTCGACACCGCCGACACCTGCTCCGACACCAAGGTGGCCGGCCAACTGGAAACCGTCGGCGCGCAGGCCGCCGAGTTCGCGCTCGCGTTCGCCTCGCACCGGGCCGCCACGGCGGTCGTGGCCGACGGCGGCGAGTTCGCGCCGGTGCTGAAGTTCGCATCGAACTGA
- a CDS encoding IS3 family transposase (programmed frameshift), translating into MGSRLLQFKPSHNVEPVEVLTQPEQRRRRSVDEKLAIVRETFEPGATVSGVARRHQVNANQVFAWRKLYQDGSLSAVSAGEQVVPASDLNEALKQIRELQRLLGKKTMEVEILREAVEYGRGKKIDCALTLAAGGRPLKTVCDVLGVSRSNLTVKLNRTAEWVDRRKTPALDDMPLVNELQALVGELPTYGYRRVWALLRRSRDALGQARVNVKRVYRVMHRHGLLLERRRHAASTRRHEGKVAVDKSNVRWCSDGFEFRCDDGVPLRVVFALDCCDREAMSWAASTGGYTGDMVRDVMLQAVENRFAGKLKADNEIEWLSDNGSCYIADETQTFSREIGLTPVTTPVRSPQSNGMAESFVKTMKRDYVSWMPKPDARTALQNLAIAFDHYNESHPHSALKYHSPREFRQRASSPTQA; encoded by the exons ATCGGGTCGCGACTTCTACAGTTTAAGCCCAGTCACAACGTCGAACCCGTCGAGGTTCTGACCCAGCCCGAGCAACGTCGCCGGCGTTCCGTCGACGAGAAGCTCGCCATCGTGCGCGAGACCTTCGAGCCCGGCGCCACCGTTTCCGGGGTTGCCCGTCGTCATCAGGTCAATGCCAACCAGGTCTTCGCCTGGCGCAAGCTCTATCAGGACGGCAGCCTCTCGGCAGTCAGTGCCGGCGAGCAGGTGGTGCCGGCCTCGGACCTGAACGAGGCCTTGAAGCAGATTCGCGAGTTGCAGCGGCTGCTGGGCAAGAAGACGATGGAAGTGGAAATTCTTCGTGAGGCCGTGGAGTACGGTCGAG GCAAAAAAATTGATTGCGCGCTCACCCTTGCTGCCGGGGGACGACCGTTGAAGACGGTCTGCGATGTCCTTGGTGTGTCGCGCTCGAATCTCACGGTCAAGTTGAATCGCACCGCCGAATGGGTCGACCGGCGCAAGACGCCCGCGCTGGACGACATGCCGCTCGTCAACGAACTGCAGGCGTTGGTTGGCGAGTTGCCCACCTACGGCTACCGGCGCGTCTGGGCATTGCTCCGGCGAAGCCGGGACGCGCTGGGCCAGGCGCGTGTCAACGTCAAGCGGGTGTACCGCGTCATGCATCGCCACGGGCTGCTGCTCGAACGCCGACGTCACGCGGCGTCCACGCGTCGACACGAGGGCAAGGTTGCCGTGGACAAAAGCAATGTGCGCTGGTGCTCGGATGGATTCGAATTCCGCTGCGACGACGGCGTGCCGTTGCGCGTGGTCTTCGCGCTCGACTGTTGCGACCGGGAGGCCATGAGCTGGGCCGCGAGCACGGGCGGCTACACCGGCGACATGGTTCGCGACGTGATGCTTCAGGCCGTCGAAAACCGCTTCGCCGGCAAGCTGAAAGCGGACAATGAAATCGAATGGCTGAGCGACAACGGCTCCTGCTACATTGCCGACGAGACGCAGACGTTCTCGAGAGAAATCGGTCTGACGCCGGTTACGACACCGGTCCGGAGTCCGCAGAGCAACGGGATGGCCGAAAGCTTCGTGAAGACGATGAAGCGTGATTACGTGTCGTGGATGCCCAAGCCCGACGCGAGGACGGCACTGCAGAATCTGGCCATCGCTTTCGACCACTACAACGAGTCGCATCCGCACAGCGCCTTGAAATACCACTCGCCACGCGAGTTTCGCCAGCGAGCCAGTTCTCCAACTCAAGCGTGA